In Lacipirellulaceae bacterium, a single genomic region encodes these proteins:
- a CDS encoding aldehyde dehydrogenase family protein, producing MRAGQIHVNGAGPDLNAPFGGYKQSGNGREWGPLGFEEFLETKAVLGANAA from the coding sequence ATCCGCGCCGGCCAGATCCATGTGAACGGCGCCGGCCCCGACCTCAACGCGCCCTTCGGCGGCTACAAGCAGTCCGGCAACGGCCGCGAATGGGGCCCGCTCGGCTTCGAGGAATTCCTCGAGACGAAGGCTGTGCTCGGGGCGAATGCCGCCTAA